Part of the Lotus japonicus ecotype B-129 chromosome 6, LjGifu_v1.2 genome, GATATGGATTATTTCCATTAAGGTTAGACCAAACGACTTTCAACTTCACTAAGAATGTTGTGTACACTGAGGTTTTTGATAATATATGAGCAGGATAGTATTGTAGTCCATTGGACGTATCTTtcaattatttaatttgaaatcTCCCACATGGTTGACTTTGTTTTGAACTAATATCCTACAAAAGTAGTTATGATTTTATCCATACCATTAATTCTTCACTGCATGCATGAATCACGCATGCTGCATCTGACACTCTTGctcccttttttctttttctagcaAAATAATTGTACATGTCTTTTGAGCAAAAGTTCTCCTTTTTGTCTATATGGTGTTGTTTAAGTTTTAAGTCAATATAAACACTAATTTTATTTTCGTATCCCATtagtctaattttttttttggacggATCTAATGTAACACGTAAATCCAAGtagctatttttttttaatttaattgtgGTTTGAACGGCTAAATAGGGAAATAGTGGAATTTGGttaattgatatatttttatGCCCATCTAATGGATACAGTATTGTGTAATGGGAATCATAAGAATGATAGAATGGAGAATGAGAAAATAAAGCTAAAAGAGGACAGTTTAGACATGTAATATGAATTAGTTTAGAAAAGGTCTTTAAATGCAACCTACTGGTTAGACATTCATTACTTACATTCTTACTAAATATCAACTCAATAATAGGACTATGCTGTAAAAGTCCACAGTTGTGAGTCTATATATACCCTCCATACCCCCTACATCCCACACTTTGGCTGGATTGCCCTCCCATTTCCTAAACAATGGACCACATTCTGTCGGCGAATTTTGAAGCGTATGAGTCTGCATTTGCTGTTGTCAGTCGTCCTTACGAGGTTTGTTTGATCATCTAATGTTCATATCCATATCATATATATCACCAACTTAttaaatattcaaaaatattttaagttGCAGATGACTGCTTCTGTGGCAGAATTTTTCGCAACAAGGTTTGATGTTGAACTTAGTAACAGGTGGTTGTTATTTGACCCTGTTGGTAATAGGCATTCTGTCCAATTTATTAAGTGTCCTGTTAAGCCACAAATTTCAACTGGGTGGTTTGAAATCCGTCATTTTTATGGATTGGAGGGGGTGAGATGGTGTATTTTGAGATATAAAGGAGGGTCTATGTTCGATCTATTTGTTTACGGTAGAAATTCACAAGAGATAGACTACCACAGAGGGCCTCGATCCAAACACTTAGAGTATCCCCCTATGTTAGAGCCCATTGTAACAAATGTGCCAGAATGGAGATTTTATCCATGTTATTTCACAGTGCAACTTACGGAAAGCCAGTCAAAAGGAAGCCAGTTGGTAATGTTTTAAATTGTAGGTTCCATTCTTAAAgtcatataattatttttaatatctaATATCTATCCTTGGTTTCATATGCAGAATGTTCCTAAGCACATTGCTTACTACCTTCGTAACTCTGATGTTTTCCACTGGATTCTAAGAGGGCCATCTGGCATTCAAGTGTTATGTAGCATACTTGCACCAGAACGATTCAACTACGCTAAGATCGGTAGAGGTTGGAAACTCTTCTGTGAACTGCATTCTATACATACTGGACAAGTGGTATCTCTTCTTTTTTCAACCGAAGATATCAAACTGGTGGATGTTATTATCCACCCATATCAAGTGTAACAGCATTTGCCTTTATTTCGTTGCCACTTATGTATGATGTATCCATATATATGTATGGTAACAAGCTTCCATCTGATGTATAATCCATTaggattatttttttttattgcaaaCTTCCTGGTAACCAACGTATGCCTGCATATAATTGACTTATGCCTGCATATAATTGACTTAGGCATGTGCATTTGTTAACATGATGTTATTAAAGATTTAATTCAGGagacaaaaaaacaaaataaaaattaccaGATATGAAACACCGTGCATAGCACGGGCCTATATACTAGTATTAAAATATTGCTAGGTCACCTAAATTTAATAGTAGAAATGGTGGTAAAATTGTATACATTTGATGATGAGTGTGCCGGTTATTTAATGGAGTATTGATTTGGGTGAGAAATTATGCTAGATACAATCTCAGATTTTGAAAATGGCAGAGTTTATCGGCCACGGTTGAAAACAGTGTCACCGTTTCATGTGTATTACTATTTACTACTGTACTGTTGTTATCAACCATTAAATTGATGTATTAAATCATAAATGATCTACGTATGTAGATTTTATATGTACTGTCCTGTACTATTGTTATCCACGTCCATTTCCTTGGAGAAATGGATGAAAATTGCTAGTTATTGTGCTGACTTCTACAGCTACAATGCTGGATGGTTGCAAATTCAATAGGTACGTTTGGCGTCTGTGTTCAGATACAGATTTGTTGTGGTTCTTTTTCATAGATTTGGTTTTCACATGTTGAGTTTTGTTTTGATTGTAATTGGGTATATCACTTACTCAAATATTGCAAACGTTGAAGTCAAAACAAACAGTTGGCATTCTGAATTTTTCACATGCAACACAATTTCTACACCCACACATACATATAGGGAGATCACCTAACACCATTGTATTACACTAGTAATTTTATACTATTTACTGGATAATTGGGTATCAAAATCCAAGGTTTGATTGAGAGCCACTATAAAACATatcatatttataaaaatttatacTAATCAAAAGTCTTTTAGTATCTCACTAACATATGACAAGATTAGGACCATACAAACATGTATAAAACATGTATTAAAGagccttaaaagttaaaactataTTGATTGCATAATAAAatgattaaaaattataaattttaaaaaagagaCGGAAAAAATTACATGACATTTTTTATAGACcacaaattttatttataaaaatgtgAGTATAACATATacccaaagtaaaaaaaattaaaatatgaaacTCAGCCTTGGAAATTACATGAAAAACTTAATAGTGCATGCttcaatttttatataaaataaatgtaatatatataaaataaatattttaatgactTATATATGTGAAAAAATTAAAGCTCTAGCTATTTGAAAAATTACAATTATGTTAACTAAGGAAAATAATTCGTGAAAAAAATAAGATATGCTTGCACTATAAAAGGCCTCAAAATAGGGGAAAAAAAAACCTCCAATTTTTATTGCTCTTGACATTTTTATATTATGgtattttatattaataaatattcatATATATAAACTAAAACCAAATTCGTgatgat contains:
- the LOC130724133 gene encoding uncharacterized protein LOC130724133; the encoded protein is MDHILSANFEAYESAFAVVSRPYEMTASVAEFFATRFDVELSNRWLLFDPVGNRHSVQFIKCPVKPQISTGWFEIRHFYGLEGVRWCILRYKGGSMFDLFVYGRNSQEIDYHRGPRSKHLEYPPMLEPIVTNVPEWRFYPCYFTVQLTESQSKGSQLNVPKHIAYYLRNSDVFHWILRGPSGIQVLCSILAPERFNYAKIGRGWKLFCELHSIHTGQVVSLLFSTEDIKLVDVIIHPYQV